From Actinomycetota bacterium:
CCGGCGCCACCGCGGCGACCTGCGCTTCACCTCGGCCCGGCCAACATCCGCTTCCAGGTGCTGTTGCCCTCATCCAGAACGGGTAAGGGCGCGGCCCGGTGGGCTCAGACCGGTTCGCGCAGGTCCCCACCATGGGCGGCCACGGCCCAGATCACGAACACGTTCAGGGTGATGATGAGCAGCGACCAGAACGGGTAGTAGGGGATGAACAGGAAGTTGGCGATCGCGCTGAGCAGCGCCAGGGTGATCGCCACCGCCCGGGCCCAGGTCCTGCCCGACAGCAGCCCCC
This genomic window contains:
- a CDS encoding tryptophan-rich sensory protein, which translates into the protein GLLSGRTWARAVAITLALLSAIANFLFIPYYPFWSLLIITLNVFVIWAVAAHGGDLREPV